One part of the Musa acuminata AAA Group cultivar baxijiao chromosome BXJ1-5, Cavendish_Baxijiao_AAA, whole genome shotgun sequence genome encodes these proteins:
- the LOC103985830 gene encoding homeobox-leucine zipper protein HOX9: MAAVVAMRSGGMEKHSMDAGKYVRYTAEQVEALERVYSECPKPSSTRRQQLIRECPILANIEPKQIKVWFQNRRCREKQRKETSRLQAVNRKLTAMNKLLMEENERLQKQVTQLVHENAYMRQQLQNVSLANDTSCESIVTTPQNPLRDANNPAGLLSIAEEALAEFLSKATGTAVDWVQMPGMKPGPDSIGIVAISHSSSGVAARACGLVNLEPTKIAEIIKDRPTWFHDCRNLEVFTMFPTGNGGTIELVYMQMYAPTTLAPARDFWTLRYTTSLEDGSHVICERSLSGSGSGPNATTAHQFVRAEMLPSGYLIRPCEGGGSIVHIVDHLDLEAWSVPEVLRPLYESSRVVAQKMTIAALRHVRQIAQETTGEVVCATGRQPAILRTFGQRLNRGFNDAINGFTDDGWSLMGSDGMDDIVIATNSTKKTGANASSNAFASAGGVICAKASMLLQSVPPALLVRFLREHRSEWADYNVDAYSAASLKAGVSSFSGSRPTRFSGSQIIMPLAHTVENEEFLEVVRLEGQALIQDGAILSRDIHLLQLCCGIDENSLGACFQLVFAPIDELFPDDAPLLPSGFRVIPLDAKTNGLSSTRTLDLASSLGVGSTVNRSGGDASTDDYNLRSVLTIAFQFPYEVHLQDSIAAMARQYVRSIVSAIQRVSMAITRSQPGHGIGQKLVPGSPEAVTLARWICQSYNYHLGIDLLRYDGETESLLKMLWHHQDAVLCCTFEMQPIFTFANQAGLDMLETTLVALQDITLDKIFDEAGRKELHSEFAKLMEQGYLYLPAGTCLSGMGRQVSFEQAVVWKVLGEDNDVHCLGLCFVNWSFL, from the exons ATGGCGGCGGTGGTGGCGATGCGGAGTGGAGGAATGGAGAAGCATTCCATGGATGCGGGGAAGTATGTGAGGTACACTGCTGAGCAGGTGGAGGCACTCGAACGGGTGTATTCAGAGTGTCCGAAGCCAAGCTCGACGCGGCGTCAACAGCTGATCCGCGAGTGTCCGATTCTGGCTAACATCGAGCCCAAGCAGATCAAGGTCTGGTTTCAAAATCGAAG GTGCCGTGAGAAGCAGAGAAAGGAGACTTCTCGCCTACAGGCTGTCAACAGAAAGTTAACTGCAATGAATAAGCTTTTGATGGAAGAAAATGAACGGCTTCAGAAGCAGGTTACCCAGCTAGTCCATGAGAACGCATACATGCGGCAACAGCTACAAAAt GTCTCACTGGCTAATGATACAAGCTGTGAATCAATTGTGACCACCCCTCAAAATCCTCTAAGGGATGCCAATAATCCTGCTGG ACTCCTATCTATAGCTGAGGAGGCCTTGGCAGAGTTCCTTTCAAAAGCTACAGGGACTGCTGTTGATTGGGTCCAGATGCCTGGGATGAAG CCTGGTCCGGATTCAATTGGGATTGTCGCTATTTCACATAGTTCCAGTGGGGTGGCAGCACGAGCCTGTGGTCTAGTGAACTTAGAACCTACAAAG ATTGCAGAGATCATTAAAGACAGGCCAACTTGGTTTCATGATTGTCGTAACCTTGAAGTCTTCACCATGTTTCCAACTGGAAATGGAGGCACAATTGAGCTAGTGTACATGCAG ATGTATGCTCCAACTACATTAGCTCCTGCACGGGACTTTTGGACCCTAAGGTACACTACAAGCTTAGAAGATGGCAGTCATGTG ATTTGTGAGAGATCTTTAAGTGGTTCTGGAAGCGGTCCTAATGCAACTACTGCTCACCAATTTGTAAGAGCTGAGATGCTTCCCAGTGGTTATCTAATTCGACCATGTGAGGGTGGGGGCTCCATTGTCCACATTGTTGATCACTTGGATCTTGAG GCTTGGAGTGTTCCTGAAGTATTGCGGCCGCTTTATGAGTCATCTAGAGTCGTGGCTCAGAAAATGACAATTGCG GCACTTCGTCATGTCAGGCAAATAGCACAGGAGACAACTGGTGAAGTAGTGTGTGCAACGGGTAGGCAGCCTGCTATTTTGCGGACTTTTGGCCAGCGATTGAACAG GGGATTTAATGACGCCATTAATGGTTTCACTGATGATGGTTGGTCACTTATGGGGAGTGATGGTATGGACGATATAGTAATTGCCACCAATTCAACAAAGAAAACTGGTGCTAATGCCAGTTCTAATGCTTTCGCATCGGCTGGAGGTGTCATATGTGCTAAGGCATCAATGCTACTTCAA AGCGTTCCACCAGCATTACTGGTTCGGTTTCTGAGGGAGCACCGCTCTGAATGGGCTGATTACAACGTAGATGCATATTCTGCAGCATCATTAAAAGCTGGTGTATCTTCCTTTTCAGGATCAAGGCCTACTAGATTTTCTGGGAGCCAGATTATCATGCCACTTGCTCACACAGTTGAGAATGAGGAG TTTCTTGAAGTTGTTCGTCTTGAAGGTCAGGCTCTTATTCAAGATGGAGCCATCTTATCCAGGGACATTCATCTCCTCCAG CTTTGCTGTGGAATAGATGAAAATTCTCTGGGTGCCTGTTTTCAGCTTGTTTTTGCCCCAATTGATGAACTTTTTCCTGATGATGCACCCTTGCTACCTTCTGGCTTCCGTGTTATACCACTGGATGCGAAAACA AATGGTTTGTCATCCACTCGTACATTGGATCTTGCATCTAGCCTTGGAGTAGGTTCTACCGTGAACCGATCTGGTGGTGATGCATCTACTGATGATTACAATTTGCGGTCAGTTCTGACAATTGCGTTTCAATTCCCTTATGAAGTACACCTCCAGGATAGTATTGCTGCAATGGCTAGACAGTATGTTCGAAGCATTGTCTCAGCAATACAGAGGGTCTCAATGGCCATAACTCGGTCACAACCTGGCCATGGTATTGGACAGAAGCTAGTACCGGGTTCCCCTGAAGCTGTCACCCTTGCTCGTTGGATCTGTCAGAGCTACAA TTATCATCTGGGGATAGATTTGCTGAGGTATGATGGTGAAACTGAGTCATTATTAAAGATGTTGTGGCATCATCAGGATGCTGTTTTATGCTGCACTTTTGAG ATGCAACCAATTTTCACTTTTGCCAACCAGGCAGGGCTTGATATGTTGGAGACAACACTGGTAGCCCTTCAAGACATCACTCTGGATAAGATCTTTGATGAAGCTGGTCGTAAAGAACTACATTCTGAATTTGCTAAGTTAATGGAACAG GGTTACTTATACCTTCCTGCCGGCACGTGTCTTTCCGGGATGGGTCGCCAAGTTTCTTTCGAGCAGGCAGTTGTGTGGAAAGTTTTAGGCGAAGACAACGACGTGCACTGCCTCGGCTTATGCTTTGTCAACTGGTCATTTCTGTGA